The following are encoded together in the Candidatus Binataceae bacterium genome:
- the rpsU gene encoding 30S ribosomal protein S21, which yields MEIRVEGSLDQAMRVLKRKLAKEGVFKEMKKRAFYEKPSVRRKRKRSEAQRRRRKEQRRRRASSM from the coding sequence ATGGAAATTCGCGTTGAAGGCTCCCTTGATCAGGCGATGCGGGTTCTCAAGCGCAAGCTTGCGAAGGAGGGAGTGTTCAAAGAAATGAAGAAGCGGGCTTTTTACGAGAAGCCCAGCGTGCGCCGCAAGCGCAAGCGCTCCGAGGCTCAACGCCGCCGTCGCAAAGAGCAGCGTCGCCGCCGCGCCTCCTCGATGTAG
- a CDS encoding nitronate monooxygenase family protein, with amino-acid sequence MGYNPIFSTPICARLGIKYPVFQAGMGFVAHAELAAAVSNAGGLGCIGSASMSARELKEQIRRCRDLTARPFGVDILFAEVKADKTDSTVVKYASNVQQLIDVTFEESVPVIVSGLGNPAGIIERAHKAGVVVMSLCGNVKQARRLEASGIDVILAQGHEAGGHTGRIGTMTLVPQIVDAVRVPVLAAGGIADGRGLLAALALGAQGVWMGTRFIATVEAFAHPNYKNKIVEIDEEGTTITKCHSGKPCRLVRNKFTDSWVGREAEIQPFPLQSMKIGFPLAEKARYEGKIDDGGLACGQSAGLINSVKSAGQIVREVMEEANAALGERFLGNARASDRLAAAGA; translated from the coding sequence ATGGGTTACAATCCGATCTTTTCGACGCCAATTTGTGCGCGCCTGGGCATCAAATACCCGGTTTTTCAGGCCGGGATGGGATTTGTCGCGCATGCTGAACTCGCCGCGGCGGTCTCGAACGCGGGCGGCCTCGGATGCATCGGGTCGGCCTCGATGAGCGCGCGTGAATTAAAAGAGCAAATCAGAAGGTGCCGCGACCTCACCGCACGCCCCTTCGGGGTCGATATTCTTTTTGCCGAGGTCAAAGCCGACAAGACCGACAGCACCGTCGTCAAGTACGCCTCGAATGTCCAACAGTTGATCGATGTAACCTTCGAGGAGAGCGTGCCCGTGATCGTCTCGGGCCTGGGCAATCCCGCCGGCATCATCGAGCGCGCACACAAGGCGGGCGTGGTCGTGATGTCGCTGTGCGGCAACGTCAAGCAGGCGCGGCGGCTCGAGGCCTCGGGCATCGATGTGATTCTCGCGCAGGGACATGAAGCGGGCGGGCACACCGGACGCATCGGCACGATGACGCTGGTGCCGCAAATCGTCGACGCGGTCCGCGTCCCCGTGCTCGCCGCAGGCGGCATCGCCGACGGCCGCGGGCTGCTCGCGGCGCTCGCGCTGGGTGCGCAAGGCGTATGGATGGGCACACGCTTCATCGCCACGGTCGAGGCGTTCGCGCATCCCAACTACAAGAACAAGATCGTCGAGATCGACGAGGAAGGCACAACGATCACAAAATGTCACAGCGGCAAGCCATGCCGCCTCGTGCGCAACAAGTTCACCGACTCATGGGTGGGCCGCGAGGCCGAGATTCAGCCCTTCCCGCTGCAATCGATGAAGATCGGATTCCCGCTCGCCGAGAAAGCGCGCTACGAAGGCAAGATCGACGACGGCGGCCTCGCCTGCGGCCAAAGCGCAGGCCTGATTAATTCAGTGAAGTCCGCAGGCCAGATCGTGCGCGAGGTGATGGAAGAAGCGAACGCCGCGCTCGGCGAACGCTTCCTCGGAAACGCTCGCGCATCGGACCGCCTGGCAGCAGCCGGCGCGTAA